A genomic window from Fusarium verticillioides 7600 chromosome 5, whole genome shotgun sequence includes:
- a CDS encoding ATPase, producing the protein MAPLVDNPQIKHAELLRPLSFHFHAYIWPFTIIWPIFFAFYLSPELYEKYIGAEEWTVVWVGTIITLQSLVWLSTHWSVDLEGKFKASKAKDVEDAELIKVIPIANAGSAEICKLLRDKAGGKLNTSFLFQKRRFLYDPTTKSFTTLKYDIDVEPKPSIGHFQTSKGIQTQTELSRVEQHYGKNAFDIPVPTFTELFKEHAVAPFFVFQIFCVGLWMLDEYWYYSLFTLFMLVVFESTVVWQRQRTLNEFRGMSIKPYDMWVFRLGKWIEVQSDELLPGDLASVNRTKEDSGVACDMLLVEGTAIVNEAMLSGESTPLLKDSIQLRPSDVPLDAEGLDKNAFLWGGTKVLQITHGNPDQEKPKLSSGVPPPPDNGAMAIVMKTGFETSQGNLVRTMIYSTERVSANNAEALFFILFLLIFAIAAAWYVWDEGVRKDRKRSKLMLDCVLIVTSVVPPELPMELSLAVNTSLAALAKLAIFCTEPFRIPFAGRVDVACFDKTGTLTGEDLVVEGIAGLALGHEDEIKDTKEEDGAHSTMTAVTEASLETKLVLATAHALVKLDEGDIVGDPMEKATLTSLGWTLGRNDTLMSTNKAGSTHGTVQIKRRFQFSSALKRQSSVAMVHGNDIKTGHKIKGTFAGVKGAPETIQKMLKVIPDDYEETYKYFTRKGSRVLALAYKQLTIDTELGSGKINDLKREKVESDLTFAGFLVLHCPLKDDAKEAVQMLNESSHRVVMITGDNPLTAVHVAREVEIVDRDVLILDAPEDNSNGDKLVWKSVDDKVSIKVDPTKPIDPEIIRSKDICVTGYALAKFKGQVAWNEILRHTWVYARVSPKQKEDILLGLKDMGYYTLMAGDGTNDVGALKQAHIGIALLNGTPEDLTRIAEHSRNTKMKEMYQKQCDLMKRFNQPNPPVPAMIAHLYPPGPQNPQFQKAIEREAQKKNITPEEYAKSQGFDFETITSPGAQALMDAGPHANRQGEAAKKAAGFADKLASGMMEAELGDDEPPTLKLGDASVAAPFTSKLRNVVAVPNIIRQGRCTLVATIQMYKILALNCLITAYSLSVLYLEGIKFGDTQYTISGMLMSVCFLSISRARVVEGLSKERPQPNIFNVYIIGSILGQFAVHIVTLIYIARLCDRLAPRSEDVDLEAEFAPSLLNSAVYLLQLIQQISTFAINYQGRPFRESLSENKGMFYGIVGVSGLAFACALELFPDINEGMKLVPFSDEFKTNMTAVMVIDYGACWLIEVTLKKFFSDYRPRDIAERRPEQLEREAVRRAAAQKKKDEEEEQKRLEKVAEFERKVEERRRKIEEWRTGRTQ; encoded by the exons atggcaccCCTCGTCGACAACCCGCAGATCAAGCACGCCGAGCTCCTGCGCCCGTTGTCATTCCATTTCCACGCATACATCTGGCCCTTTACTATTATCTggcccatcttcttcgcatTCTACTTGAGCCCCGAGCTCTACGAAAAGTACATTGGCGCCGAGGAATGGACTGTCGTCTGGGTTGGAACTATTATCACTCTGCAGTCTCTCGTCTGGCTCAGCACACATTGgagtgttgatcttgagggcaaATTCAAGGCCTCCAAGGCTaaggatgtcgaggatgcGGAGTTGATCAAGGTCATTCCCATCGCAAACGCCGGTTCCGCCGAGATTTGCAAGCTTCTTCGCGATAAG GCTGGTGGCAAGCTCAACACTTCGtttctcttccagaagcgaCGCTTCCTCTACGATCCCACTACCAAGTCTTTCACAACCCTCAAGTACGATATCGATGTCGAGCCCAAGCCTTCTATCGGCCACTTCCAGACTTCCAAGGGTATCCAGACCCAGACCGAGTTGTCGCGAGTTGAGCAGCACTATGGCAAGAATGCTTTTGATATTCCGGTGCCCACTTTCACCGAGCTCTTCAAGGAGCACGCAGTCGCCCCAttcttcgtcttccagaTATTCTGTGTCGGACTTTGGATGCTTGATGAGTACTGGTATTATTCGCTCTTTACTCTCTTCATGCTTGTCGTGTTCGAGAGTACTGTCGTCTGGCAGCGTCAGCGCACCCTGAACGAGTTCCGTGGCATGAGCATCAAGCCCTACGATATGTGGGTGTTCCGTCTGGGCAAGTGGATCGAGGTACAAAGTGACGAGCTTCTCCCTGGCGACCTCGCCTCTGTCAACAGAACCAAGGAGGATAGTGGTGTTGCTTGTGATATGCTCTTGGTCGAGGGTACCGCCATTGTCAACGAGGCTATGCTTTCCGGCGAGAGtactcctctcctcaaggaCTCTATCCAACTTCGACCCTCCGATGTTCCTCTGGACGCTGAAGGTCTCGATAAGAACGCTTTCTTGTGGGGTGGTACCAAGGTTCTCCAGATCACGCACGGAAACCCTGACCAGGAGAAGCCTAAGCTTTCCTCTGGTGTTCCACCTCCCCCAGATAACGGTGCTATGGCCATCGTCATGAAGACTGGTTTCGAGACTTCTCAGGGTAACCTGGTTCGAACTATGATCTACTCCACTGAACGAGTATCTGCCAACAACGCCGAggctctcttcttcatcctgttcCTTCTGATTTTCGCCATTGCTGCCGCTTGGTATGTTTGGGACGAGGGTGTTCGCAAGGACCGCAAGCGCTCTAAGCTCATGCTCGACTGTGTCTTGATTGTTACCAGTGTCGTTCCCCCTGAGCTCCCCATGGAGCTTAGTCTTGCCGTCAACACCAGTTTGGCAGCTCTGGCTAAGCTGGCTATCTTCTGTACTGAGCCCTTCCGAATTCCCTTCGCTGGTCGTGTTGATGTGGCCTGCTTTGACAAGACAGGTACCCTGACTGGCGAGGATCTCGTCGTTGAGGGTATCGCTGGGCTGGCTCTTGGgcatgaagatgagatcaaggataccaaggaggaggatggtgCGCACTCTACCATGACTGCTGTCACAGAGGCTTCTCTCGAGACTAAGCTGGTTCTTGCCACAGCCCACGcccttgtcaagcttgacgAGGGAGACATCGTTGGTGACCCTATGGAGAAGGCTACTCTGACCTCACTTGGCTGGACTCTTGGTCGCAACGATACCCTTATGAGCACTAACAAGGCTGGCAGTACACATGGTACCGTTCAGATCAAGCGTCGATTCCAGTTCTCGTCTGCCCTCAAGCGTCAAAGTTCTGTTGCTATGGTTCACGGAAACGATATCAAGACCGGACACAAGATCAAGGGTACTTTCGCTGGTGTCAAGGGTGCGCCCGAGACcatccagaagatgctcaaggtGATCCCCGATGACTACGAAGAGACTTACAAGTACTTCACTCGCAAGGGTTCTCGTGTTCTGGCTCTCGCTTACAAGCAGCTGACTATCGATACTGAGCTTGGTTCTGGAAAAATCAATGATCTGAAGCGAGAGAAGGTTGAGTCTGACTTGACCTTCGCCGGTTTCCTCGTTTTGCACTGCCCGCTCAAGGATGATGCCAAGGAGGCTGTCCAGATGTTGAACGAGAGCAGCCATCGCGTTGTCATGATTACTGGAGATAACCCCCTTACCGCCGTCCATGTCGCTCGTGAGGTTGAGATCGTTGATCGTGacgtcctcatccttgatgccCCCGAAGATAATTCCAACGGTGACAAGCTCGTCTggaagagtgttgatgataagGTCAGCATCAAGGTCGACCCTACAAAGCCCATTGACCCCGAGATCATTCGCTCCAAGGATATCTGCGTTACCGGTTACGCTcttgccaagttcaagggaCAAGTCGCCTGGAATGAGATTTTGCGTCATACCTGGGTCTACGCTCGTGTTTCCCCTAAGCAAAAGGAAGATAttctccttggtctcaagGATATGGGTTACTACACTCTGATGGCTGGTGACGGTACCAACGATGTTGGTGCTTTGAAGCAGGCTCACATTGGTATTGCTTTGTTGAACGGAACACCTGAAGATCTCACCCGTATTGCCGAACATTCCCGCAACACtaagatgaaggagatgtaTCAGAAGCAATGTGACCTCATGAAGCGTTTCAACCAGCCCAATCCTCCTGTCCCAGCTATGATTGCCCACTTGTACCCCCCTGGACCTCAGAACCCTCAGTTTCAGAAGGCTATCGAGCGTGAagctcagaagaagaatattACCCCTGAGGAATACGCCAAGTCGCAGGGCTTCGATTTCGAAACCATCACTTCTCCTGGCGCTCAGGCTCTTATGGATGCTGGTCCTCACGCTAACCGCCAAGGAGAGGCTGCTAAGAAGGCCGCCGGTTTCGCTGACAAGCTTGCGTCTGGTATGATGGAGGCTGAATTGGGCGATGACGAGCCTCCTACTCTCAAGCTCGGCGATGCCTCAGTTGCTGCTCCTTTCACATCCAAACTCCGAAACGTCGTTGCTGTCCCCAATATCATCCGCCAGGGTCGTTGCACTCTCGTCGCCACTATCCAGATGTACAAGATTCTCGCTCTCAACTGTCTTATTACCGCCTACTCCTTGTCCGTCTTGTATCTTGAGGGTATCAAGTTTGGTGACACACAGTATACCATCAGTGGTATGCTCATGTCGGTTTGCTTCCTCAGCATTTCTCGCGCTCGTGTCGTCGAGGGCCTCAGCAAGGAACGTCCTCAgcccaacatcttcaacgtTTACATCATCGGCTCTATTCTGGGACAGTTTGCTGTTCACATCGTCACTCTGATCTACATCGCCCGACTCTGCGATAGACTTGCTCC TCGCtctgaggatgttgatcttgaggctgaatTTGCTCCATCTCTGCTCAACTCTGCCGTCTACCTTCTCCAGCTTATCCAGCAAATCTCTACCTTCGCCATCAACTATCAAGGCCGTCCCTTCCGTGAGTCTCTCTCCGAGAACAAAGGTATGTTCTACGGTATCGTCGGTGTCTCCGGACTGGCTTTTGCCTGTGCTCTCGAGCTTTTCCCCGACATCAACGAGGGTATGAAGCTTGTTCCTTTCTCGGACGAGTTCAAAACCAACATGACCGCCGTCATGGTCATCGACTACGGTGCTTGCTGGCTTATCGAGGTTACCctgaagaagttcttcagtGATTACCGACCCCGCGATATTGCCGAGCGACGACCTGAGCAGCTGGAGAGGGAGGCTGTTCGCCGCGCCGccgcccagaagaagaaggacgaggaagaggagcaaaagagacttgagaaggttgctgagTTTGAGcgcaaggtcgaggagcGACGAAGAAAGATTGAGGAGTGGCGAACTGGAAGGACTCAATAG
- a CDS encoding malate dehydrogenase, mitochondrial yields the protein MFAASRIQRRAFSATARDLSKVTVLGAAGGIGQPLSLLLKMNPRVTDLALYDIRGGPGVAADISHVNTKSTVKGYEPNAAGLKEALSGAEVVLIPAGVPRKPGMTRDDLFNTNASIVRDLAKAAAQAAPKAKLLIISNPVNSTVPIVKEVFKAEGVYNPKTLFGVTTLDVVRASRFVSEIKGTDPKDENITVVGGHSGVTIVPLFSQSNHPDLSSNAELVKRVQFGGDEVVKAKDGAGSATLSMAMAGARMADSILRAVQGEKGVIEPSFVESPLYKDQGIEFFSSKVELGPEGVEKIHPLGKLDANEEKLVDAALVDLKKNIEKGVAFVASNPPK from the exons ATGTTCGCCGCATCCCGTATCCAGCGCCGTGCTTTCTCGGCCACCGCCCGTGAC CTCTCTAAGGTCACCGTTCTCGGTGCTGCCGGTGGCATTGGCcagcctctctctcttctcctcaagatgaACCCCCGCGTCACTGACCTCGCTCTCTACGATATCCGTGGCGGACCCG GTGTTGCTGCTGACATCTCCCacgtcaacaccaagtccACCGTCAAAGGCTACGAGCCCAACGCTGCCGGCCTCAAGGAGGCTCTCTCCGGTGCCGAGGTTGTCCTCATTCCCGCTGGTGTTCCCCGCAAGCCCGGTATGACCCGTGAcgatctcttcaacaccaacgcctCCATCGTCCGCGACCTCGCCAAGGCCGCCGCTCAGGctgctcccaaggccaagctcctgatcatctccaaccccGTCAACTCTACTGTCCCCATCGTCAAGGAGGTTTTCAAGGCCGAGGGTGTCTACAACCCCAAGACCCTCTTCGGTGTTACCactctcgatgttgtccGTGCCTCCCGATTCGTTTCCGAGATCAAGGGCACCGACCCCAAGGACGAGAACATCACCGTTGTCGGAGGCCACTCCGGTGTCACCATCgtccctctcttctctcagtCCAACCACCCCGACCTCTCTTCCAACGCTGAGCTCGTCAAGCGTGTCCAGttcggtggtgatgaggttgtcaaggccaaggatggtgCTGGCTCTGCCACTCTTtccatggccatggctggtGCCCGCATGGCTGACTCCATCCTCCGCGCTGTCCAGGGCGAGAAGGGTGTCATTGAGCCCTCTTTCGTCGAGTCCCCTCTCTACAAGGACCAGGGTatcgagttcttcagctCCAAGGTTGAGCTCGGCCCCGagggtgttgagaagattcaCCCTCTCGGCAAGCTCGAtgccaacgaggagaagctcgtTGACGCTGCTCTCGtcgacctcaagaagaacatcgaGAAGGGCGTTGCCTTCGTTGCCTCCAACCCTCCCAAATAA
- a CDS encoding malate dehydrogenase, mitochondrial yields MTRDDLFNTNASIVRDLAKAAAQAAPKAKLLIISNPVNSTVPIVKEVFKAEGVYNPKTLFGVTTLDVVRASRFVSEIKGTDPKDENITVVGGHSGVTIVPLFSQSNHPDLSSNAELVKRVQFGGDEVVKAKDGAGSATLSMAMAGARMADSILRAVQGEKGVIEPSFVESPLYKDQGIEFFSSKVELGPEGVEKIHPLGKLDANEEKLVDAALVDLKKNIEKGVAFVASNPPK; encoded by the coding sequence ATGACCCGTGAcgatctcttcaacaccaacgcctCCATCGTCCGCGACCTCGCCAAGGCCGCCGCTCAGGctgctcccaaggccaagctcctgatcatctccaaccccGTCAACTCTACTGTCCCCATCGTCAAGGAGGTTTTCAAGGCCGAGGGTGTCTACAACCCCAAGACCCTCTTCGGTGTTACCactctcgatgttgtccGTGCCTCCCGATTCGTTTCCGAGATCAAGGGCACCGACCCCAAGGACGAGAACATCACCGTTGTCGGAGGCCACTCCGGTGTCACCATCgtccctctcttctctcagtCCAACCACCCCGACCTCTCTTCCAACGCTGAGCTCGTCAAGCGTGTCCAGttcggtggtgatgaggttgtcaaggccaaggatggtgCTGGCTCTGCCACTCTTtccatggccatggctggtGCCCGCATGGCTGACTCCATCCTCCGCGCTGTCCAGGGCGAGAAGGGTGTCATTGAGCCCTCTTTCGTCGAGTCCCCTCTCTACAAGGACCAGGGTatcgagttcttcagctCCAAGGTTGAGCTCGGCCCCGagggtgttgagaagattcaCCCTCTCGGCAAGCTCGAtgccaacgaggagaagctcgtTGACGCTGCTCTCGtcgacctcaagaagaacatcgaGAAGGGCGTTGCCTTCGTTGCCTCCAACCCTCCCAAATAA
- a CDS encoding malate dehydrogenase, mitochondrial encodes MNPRVTDLALYDIRGGPGVAADISHVNTKSTVKGYEPNAAGLKEALSGAEVVLIPAGVPRKPGMTRDDLFNTNASIVRDLAKAAAQAAPKAKLLIISNPVNSTVPIVKEVFKAEGVYNPKTLFGVTTLDVVRASRFVSEIKGTDPKDENITVVGGHSGVTIVPLFSQSNHPDLSSNAELVKRVQFGGDEVVKAKDGAGSATLSMAMAGARMADSILRAVQGEKGVIEPSFVESPLYKDQGIEFFSSKVELGPEGVEKIHPLGKLDANEEKLVDAALVDLKKNIEKGVAFVASNPPK; translated from the exons atgaACCCCCGCGTCACTGACCTCGCTCTCTACGATATCCGTGGCGGACCCG GTGTTGCTGCTGACATCTCCCacgtcaacaccaagtccACCGTCAAAGGCTACGAGCCCAACGCTGCCGGCCTCAAGGAGGCTCTCTCCGGTGCCGAGGTTGTCCTCATTCCCGCTGGTGTTCCCCGCAAGCCCGGTATGACCCGTGAcgatctcttcaacaccaacgcctCCATCGTCCGCGACCTCGCCAAGGCCGCCGCTCAGGctgctcccaaggccaagctcctgatcatctccaaccccGTCAACTCTACTGTCCCCATCGTCAAGGAGGTTTTCAAGGCCGAGGGTGTCTACAACCCCAAGACCCTCTTCGGTGTTACCactctcgatgttgtccGTGCCTCCCGATTCGTTTCCGAGATCAAGGGCACCGACCCCAAGGACGAGAACATCACCGTTGTCGGAGGCCACTCCGGTGTCACCATCgtccctctcttctctcagtCCAACCACCCCGACCTCTCTTCCAACGCTGAGCTCGTCAAGCGTGTCCAGttcggtggtgatgaggttgtcaaggccaaggatggtgCTGGCTCTGCCACTCTTtccatggccatggctggtGCCCGCATGGCTGACTCCATCCTCCGCGCTGTCCAGGGCGAGAAGGGTGTCATTGAGCCCTCTTTCGTCGAGTCCCCTCTCTACAAGGACCAGGGTatcgagttcttcagctCCAAGGTTGAGCTCGGCCCCGagggtgttgagaagattcaCCCTCTCGGCAAGCTCGAtgccaacgaggagaagctcgtTGACGCTGCTCTCGtcgacctcaagaagaacatcgaGAAGGGCGTTGCCTTCGTTGCCTCCAACCCTCCCAAATAA